Proteins found in one Hevea brasiliensis isolate MT/VB/25A 57/8 chromosome 18, ASM3005281v1, whole genome shotgun sequence genomic segment:
- the LOC110673076 gene encoding lisH domain-containing protein C1711.05 — protein MSWKGGREKKSADSYDGTNMLEGNDQWDSDDVGDDLESDTDDSNEGHSFRNRTRDVCRKQDGVGRVYHFKCFRRNAGTRFEEVVEKDSESENILSDLDNAIHESDSEEELELRASRAEASHSFQSKVHKSEDMLSDLDNAMWESNSEQEEHDLRASSTDAIHNFQSSSDEEKDIYPTMRNEIQVNDTTENDEVLIELEVYQSGGWKLARISSFMTNAKDHSARKTTQDCDSEVVV, from the coding sequence ATGAGCTGGAAGGGTGGACGTGAGAAGAAGAGTGCTGATAGTTATGATGGTACCAACATGTTGGAGGGCAATGATCAGTGGGATTCTGATGACGTTGGGGATGATCTTGAGAGTGATACTGATGATTCCAACGAAGGTCACAGTTTTCGCAATAGAACTAGAGATGTTTGCCGGAAGCAGGATGGGGTTGGTAGAGTCTATCATTTTAAGTGTTTCAGAAGAAATGCAGGAACTCGATTTGAAGAGGTGGTTGAAAAAGATTCTGAATCAGAGAATATATTAAGCGATCTTGACAATGCAATACATGAATCAGATTCTGAGGAAGAACTTGAATTGAGAGCATCAAGAGCAGAAGCAAGTCACAGTTTTCAGAGCAAGGTACATAAATCAGAAGATATGTTGAGTGATCTTGACAATGCAATGTGGGAATCAAATTCTGAGCAAGAAGAACATGACTTGAGAGCATCAAGCACAGATGCAATTCACAACTTCCAGAGCAGCAGTGATGAAGAAAAGGATATATATCCTACGATGAGAAATGAGATTCAGGTGAATGATACCACTGAAAATGATGAAGTTCTCATTGAGTTAGAAGTATATCAAAGTGGTGGATGGAAACTGGCAAGGATTAGCTCTTTCATGACAAATGCTAAAGATCATTCTGCAAGAAAAACGACCCAGGATTGTGATTCAGAAGTTGTAGTGTAG